CTgttgacaatttgaatttgtatgttgtttacatttttatgggttatatctttatctttatattaataaaaatatgagtttTGGAGAGAAAATCGAGGGCAATTTGTTTCACACTGTTTTATTTATtcgatttatttttctatatttgctCAAAATAAGGATAATTGTCTAATGAAATTATTTAGGCAATCAAGAGTATTTTTCTTACCATCTTCATAATTAGGATAAATTGGATAGAACAGTCCATTTGTCTTGTACAATTTGTAATTTGTCACATAATTTGCTATAtctttccattttttatattttattttgaatttaaacatTAAAGGGGAAGATATAACATAGTATCTATCAGATTACAACAATATaataactttaataaaaaataataattgtaactagaataataataataggtcaaaataaatgttaaaattcaaattcaaatataaaatcatcTTTATTCTTATGTTGTTAACAAATAAAGAAGTCTTGAGGGAAAATttagcataatttttttacattgtttgattttttttttgtctagacCCTAGATATTTTTTACTGGAAGTAATCTGTTCAAATCAGATAAGATTATTGTGGATTACAAAAATCTCCCTCCAAGTACTTATCATAATCACATATCCATCATTCgaagtgaaattttttaattaagttaaaacaaTTTTGTAATAGTTAATTTATGTGTTTGATAATGTATTCGATTTACTCCTTCTAGTTTTGCTCAAAATAAGAATAGTTtggttatgaaattatttaggCAATTAAGAGTATTTTTCTGACCAACTTCACACACTGCCGTAAATTTGGATAAAATAGTCAATTCTTCTTTTACATTTTGTAATTTGTcacatattttgttatatacttccatttattctttttattttactgtgtatttgaatttaaattttagcatTAAAgggaaaattttatttgatatataatagggaaaaaaatgcatttttagttatatatttttggttaaaaacattttacatctataaatttagttattgaACTTCCAAAAAATGTAGATGTAGTTTCTCTTCAATAAagattcataatattttttaaaattagaaagaactaaatatacatgttttttcttataagtttgagaaacaaatttcaaaaaagttTAATCACATTTGATCGaaaatataaggattaaaattttttttttatttaatactacCTTATAGAGGAAGAGGTTGCCCAATCACATTTGAAATCTCTTTGGTTTGACAAGGGGAATGGAAAGTCCAAAAGCTTCGCATTACATTTTGTCTATACGATAAAAACAACTAACTTTAGGCTTGTAAGGACAGCACATCATGACTATGATATCAAAAGGTATATCCAATTCAAAAAGTTTCCCGAAATGGCACTTGCAATTCTCCTTATTATCAtacccttttttaaaaaataatattgatcgATTGATAcctaataagaaaaaagagagaaaagatatAAATGTAAGATagagaaaaatgataaatattaaaaagatatttaaaatacaGAGATATTCATAaatcattacttttttttaaagaaaaaacataatttaattgaaatatagtTTGTGAATGAACAGAAAaagttcaaataaatttaatggtaTAAATTGCggatgtgaatttttttttgtatattaataatatgtactaaaatgattaatcaaatattttaacaagattatttatagataaaattaataaatattttgtatcaaTATGTGAgaacacaaaaatatacataataatttataatctaATGAAAGTATAAAAACTCCAAACAATGTCATTACATACGCTATTTTTCCAAGTTTTTATGATCAATAGTGGTTGTGTTGTGACAGTAACATCAGGTGCCAATGATGCTTACACGCATGACTTTGAAACTAGCGTTACAATTTGATGCATACACACGACATTGTAACTTGCTTTCTCCATCAATTATTGACTAGCAGGCACTTGGAATTAACGTCTTAATCGACATAAACTCAACTTGTCAACTATCATGTGCTTGCACATTAACAATTGTTTGGGTGATGTTCCGAATATCAACGTCTTAATAGACATAACCTGTAATTTGCAAATACTAAATAGGTATGTCTTCCTTGGCATCATTCCTTTACTTTTGCGGTGAAGTAGTTGGTATCTTGTGCATAATTTATCTAATCTACATCCCGCAGTTaaaggtttagggtttagaatCTAACCAAAGGTTTGGTGGCATATTGTGtttgattaaaattgataaacTCCTGCACCGTCATATCTCATCATTTGGATTGTTGAGAATTTTGTAATGATCACGAGTGAAATTTGTTCGTCTTTCTTCATGTAATAAATTTTGCATATTATTATAcatgaaagtgaaaaaaaaaaaaaagagcaatacGAGAAGTTCATTTGGAATTTCATAGTCATTAACTACTCATTAGCCATTTATCATCCAAATTGCAGAAGTGCTATTTGTTTGCACGACATTATTTCACTAATTCTTTTCTACTCAATTACTTGATAGTTATTTGCAATTTCATTGTAAGTTACCGGGGCCTTTTTCTCAATGCTCATAAatattctttcaatttttctatTCTACTTCACCTAAAGTGTATGGATTAACCAACGTGAAATGATTTTAACTTAACTCAATCTCAAATTTGAGTTTTGACTATataattgtgttaaatatttaaaagaaaaaatttatcatttacttATCCTATTGAAGTAAAATTCCGTCCTATACGcaataaatcaatatatttatgatctttgtaaaaaaatattttgaatacttGTATGATTTACTCCAAATGCGATGGAGAAGTGAGATTACcgttattttaaaagttaaagaaattCACGATAAATAATAGGTAATTCATAGTTTACAACACAATCATCGTCAATCTAAGAGCAATAAGAGCATAATAATAAacccaaaaaatgaaagatcacagataaattaatagaaaaagaacataacaaattagataaaataaaattgacaaaatGTGAATTGAGTGGAAagtataaagaaagaaagaacaaaacataggataaaatataatcttGTAATGTGTAAAGGAATAAAGGGTCAAAACAGGGGtaacttttttgtaaatttttacccAAACAATGATGTTTCTGGAGTAAATATAGAATTTGAAGTCTAATATTATGGCAGTGCGCTGTAGCACCCGAAAAGCTGTATTTAGACCACTATTGCAGCCGCTACAGCGGTTATTGAAAATCGCTCAGCGATTTCGAATTCCATAGTAACTCAGGGCTGCTGCGCTCCGTTATCCTGCTATAGAGTGCTATTGACTACCATGAATGGGGGCGTAGGACTACCCCTTCATTCACCTTAAGGTTACCACAGCTCTACCTATGACAACAGGTAAAGTTCATATAGATGGATAGTAGTATAAAATGAAGTTGAGATTCACATAATGCACAAGGAAGATGATTTGCCAAGATTTTTTACATGTTCATTTCATGCTTACCGTTTGGTTATTCAACAGGTTTGCATTTTGTAGCGTTAAAAGGTCATTATCAGCATATAATCTGATTTTTTCTGCATAAAAAGTTCATCTTGTGGTTGCTGTCTGATTGCTAGCAACTTCAGATTTTGTGGCTTGCTGTTTAGTCACTAACAGGTTTAGTTTGTGACCCTGAAGCCATATTTTGTAAAATGCCCTATCCCCATTCAGATAATGTTTTTCAAGTATTTTGAGGCCATTCTACAGATGGCAAAATACTTACATGTTTCTAAAGTTTCACATGAAATGATGCTACATGGGCACATATCCGAGGGTGTACAAGATCCTACACAACTAGTCCAGTGATTAATGAGGTATACAAGCATCACTCTACGAGACATAAAGGAGTCTGCAGCACATTCCTTCTGCAACAAATAATAGGAAAAAACCTACATGCAGTTTTTCAGGTGTTTTTGGTGGTGTTCTCCAATTAGAATTGGAGTTTTAAACTATGCTGATATTTAATACAAaccttttttttgtaaattaccaAGGTGAAACTCCATTTCAAATTAGAGCACGTCACCAAAAGCACCTAAAGAACTGCATCTAAATTTTGTCCTAAATAATTTACACCACCTATGAACAGACTAGATGCAAGAGAAATACAAATGCAATAAAACAAGGGGTCAAGACAAGTCCTAGCACACCATTCATAATTGTTTCAGATTGTCAACATTGTCAGATATCACCATTACCTTGCTGAGCCTTTGACTCATAGAAGAGCCTTACAGTTGAGTAAATGGTAGAGGGTTCAGCCATGGCACCATTGCCATAATCCCCACAAGCTAACCTCTTTGTAACAGGCGGGATGAGAGAAATGCCAAGCTCATCAATGGAGATGAAATGCCGCTCAGTGAAAGGATTGTTCCACATCAAAGTGTTCATGGCTGGTGCAACAAAGAATGGCTTGCTGTAGTCCCAGGCTCGAACAATACATGTAAGTAGATTGTCACACAACCCTCCAGCAATCTACAATAGCATATACTTAAGTtatgaaaaggaaggaagtgacAATCGTAAATACTTAAGTACTTAAACAGAAACATGCATGTAAACCCTATATAAGATTTACATACGAAAACTGAATACCAAAAGATGGATAGGAACACATATCATTGACTGAACTCACCTGCACAGAATAAATAGGCATGTCATAGACATTCCAGCTTTTATAACTTAATGTGCAATAAAATATAAGCCATGATTTTAACTTGTGGTGACTAAGCAGAAGAGACAAAATCTGCCACTATTTGTCAATTTAAGATGTGTTTGGAAAAtcatatttacaatttatttagGCTTATCTTATGGCATGAACACTTGTTTTAATGATTAGGAGAGTTTatgaaaatatcttattttaataagCTATCCAGAATAACTTTTGAAAATAGTTTATAACCTATATAAAAACagtttaatcttattttctctttgattgtaGAAACAACCTAAGCACTTATTTGATAAGTGCTTCATTAAGTAGTTTATCCAAATGCAGCTGTGTTTACCTTGCCAAGGGTGTTTGCCGATAATGGAGCGATGACCATGATATCTGCCCATTTGCGAAGCTCAATGTGAAGCACACTATCACCTAATTTCTTCCAACTAGACCATTCATCCTCATCCGTGTATAGAATTACATCCTTGGGCATTGATGCTCTATCAatgaaatgcaaagatccacTTGAGGAAACTGCTCTTACATCTGCCCATTCAGAGAAACAATGACAAAGATTTGCAAATTTGACAGCAGCAACACTCCCACTAGCAGCAAGTAGAATCCGGGGCTTCCTTGGGGCAGCATCCACAGCCATACTCTCTCCCTCTGCACTTACAGGTTCTGAACCAGCCATCACCCAGAGACTTCTACAATAATCTTAAATATCCATGATTCAAACAAGTGTAAAGTGTTTCAACTAACTCATTAAAAACCTTCAAATTCGTAAACTAAAACTCCTTTAGAGGTAGCATATAGTTACTAAATATTTGTATCAAGAGTGCAAAAGGAAAAATTCCGtagtttattgaaataaaactcaaaatatACATGCATCTGAAGCTAGCTTAGCATCAATGACAACATCTATGTCTTACGTCCTGTTTAGTTAAACTCCTCTGCAAGTACGTATAGTAGAAAgaaataagaaggtaaaatgaaattaaacttcccccataagttaaaatcaatttatgtacTTCAACATTTTTAGAAGCTCTCTGATGTAGCTTCTCGCCTTCTCCAAAAGCTGAagtgcataagttaattttaacttataaagaagtttgattcatttttccttttattttcttcttctttaaatGCTTGTGGAGAAAATTTATTCAAACTGGGCCAAAGGTCAATACCCCAAATATTTTACGAactacaatttaatttttacaaaccactagagtaaaatatttttacactttcaaacaATTAGAAATCACCCTACATGTAAAAGTCAACAATTTGGTCATATATGAGAAACCATgattgaatgaaaatataaaaaacagttACCTTTTACCTAGAAAACAATCACATTAGCAAGTATTCATATACATAACAAGGTGCAATAAGCACCGCATAATGCAACTTATAAGAGGGAATCCACCATTACAAATTCATAGTTACATGCATACAGAcaaccaccccccccccccccccaaaaaaaaaagcctaGAGAGAGTTAGAGAAAGAGTTGCATGCATGGTAGTTAGTATCGTACGATTCACGATCCGTATCTCGCGATTCGATACGATTCCAGCTTCTATTGATACGAAACGGAGTTTgtctcgtttttttttttcctgaattgTGGTTGAATCTCTGTATCGGGGATGAATCGTGCTTGAATCGCGATTTCCTGGCGAATCGCGCGATTCTTCACCGACGGCTAGCCTCCCGATTTTTCATCCTGCGCAGACTCGTTGGAGAGCGGAATCGCAGGATCGTGAAGACGAGCGTGTTTCTGAGTCGCTATTTTCTCAGCCGTGGCAGAGCAGAGTCAAGGTGGTTTCAGATTTAGGGTTCCTGTGAAGGAGATGACTAATGTTTGGGCTTGCGGTCTTGGACAAATTGGGCTCACGTGATTTTTAAGGCCGTTACTTCCTGCACGCTCCTTGAACGCCCTAATAGCTGCGTGTGGACAAAATTACCCTTAACAACTGTCTTAGTTTCAGAACACATATTACATATTTCCATAAATGTTTTCCATACATAATTGTGTAAATATGATTCTGAAAACCAGTTCTGAAAATgggagtttttaaaaaaattctattccgaaatgaaaattctaaaacCCATGCTACATATTACTGGACAACATTATCCATAACCATGTTTATATGCTTTTGAGAtgcttattttgaaaatgagattGCTAAAAAATTACTATTCTGGAATGAGTATTCCATAACACATACTACATTCTTCCAAAATATCTTTTACATAATTGTGTGTACAAGCTTCTAGAATACCTTTTCTAGAAGagtgttaaaaaaatactaatttggaAATGATCATTCCAAAACATATACTACATACTTTTAGAAAAGCTTTCCCataaatgtatttatattattttagaatatttgttcgaaaaatggaatgttaaaaaat
This region of Glycine max cultivar Williams 82 chromosome 7, Glycine_max_v4.0, whole genome shotgun sequence genomic DNA includes:
- the LOC100778368 gene encoding Phosphopantothenoylcysteine decarboxylase-like isoform 1 (isoform 1 is encoded by transcript variant 1) — encoded protein: MAGSEPVSAEGESMAVDAAPRKPRILLAASGSVAAVKFANLCHCFSEWADVRAVSSSGSLHFIDRASMPKDVILYTDEDEWSSWKKLGDSVLHIELRKWADIMVIAPLSANTLGKIAGGLCDNLLTCIVRAWDYSKPFFVAPAMNTLMWNNPFTERHFISIDELGISLIPPVTKRLACGDYGNGAMAEPSTIYSTVRLFYESKAQQGRAVVTLR
- the LOC100778368 gene encoding phosphopantothenoylcysteine decarboxylase-like isoform X2, whose amino-acid sequence is MAGSEPVSAEGESMAVDAAPRKPRILLAASGSVAAVKFANLCHCFSEWADVRAVSSSGSLHFIDRASMPKDVILYTDEDEWSSWKKLGDSVLHIELRKWADIMVIAPLSANTLGKIAGGLCDNLLTCIVRAWDYSKPFFVAPAMNTLMWNNPFTERHFISIDELGISLIPPVTKRLACGDYGNGAMAEPSTIYSTVRLFYESKAQQELW